The following proteins are encoded in a genomic region of Vicinamibacterales bacterium:
- the glgB gene encoding 1,4-alpha-glucan branching protein GlgB, translating to MSDPTPRLSAFDLHLLAEGRHYRSFDRLGAHVAEVDGVAGVRFAVWAPNAERVDVIGDFNEWRAGATPLEGRAGVGVWEAFVPGVAPGALYKYRVTSRWHGYVSDRADPYGFAAEIRPETASKVVDLDGYEWHDADWLARRRDQNPLTAPISIYEVHLGSWRRAGEGNRWLTYRELADALTAYVTDMGYTHVELLPVMEHPFDGSWGYQTVGYYAPTSRFGSPHEFMYLVDRLHQAGIGVLLDWVPAHFPTDGHGLGYFDGTHLYEHADPRQGHHPDWGTLVFNYGRVEVRNFLISNALFWLERYHADGLRVDAVASMLYLDYGRQSGAWVPNTFGGRENLEAVDFLRELNAVVHEAQPGVVMAAEESTAWPMVSRPTYLGGLGFGLKWNMGWMHDMLDYMGHDPVHRSYHHQRLTFSLLYAFAENFILPFSHDEVVHGKGSMLRKMPGDDWQQFANLRLLYGYQYGHPGKKLTFMGNEFGQRAEWNHDASLDWHLMAEPRHAGLVRWVRDLNRLYRERPALYLRDVESSGFEWIDCNDHERSLVSFVRRGRDDGDLVLFVCNFTPVPRPDELVGVPVGGYWRELLNSDAHEYGGSGLGNAGGVTAEAEGHHGRPHRVRLTVPPLGMVVLAPEARPS from the coding sequence ATGAGCGATCCCACGCCGCGCCTGAGCGCGTTCGATCTGCACCTGCTGGCCGAGGGCCGGCACTACCGGAGCTTCGACCGGCTCGGGGCTCACGTCGCCGAGGTGGACGGTGTCGCGGGCGTGCGCTTTGCCGTCTGGGCGCCCAACGCCGAGCGCGTGGACGTCATCGGAGATTTCAACGAGTGGCGCGCCGGGGCCACGCCGCTCGAGGGTCGGGCGGGCGTGGGCGTCTGGGAGGCGTTCGTGCCAGGCGTGGCGCCCGGCGCCCTCTACAAGTACCGTGTCACGTCGCGGTGGCACGGCTACGTGTCGGATCGCGCCGACCCGTACGGGTTCGCCGCCGAAATCCGTCCCGAGACCGCGTCGAAGGTCGTGGATCTGGACGGCTACGAGTGGCACGACGCCGACTGGCTGGCGCGCCGGCGGGACCAGAACCCGCTGACGGCGCCGATCTCGATCTACGAAGTGCACCTCGGATCGTGGCGGCGCGCGGGCGAGGGCAACCGCTGGCTCACCTACCGGGAGCTCGCCGACGCCCTCACGGCCTACGTGACCGACATGGGGTACACCCACGTCGAGCTCCTGCCCGTGATGGAGCACCCCTTCGACGGCTCGTGGGGCTACCAGACGGTCGGCTACTACGCGCCGACGAGCCGCTTCGGCTCGCCGCACGAGTTCATGTACCTCGTCGACCGGCTGCACCAGGCCGGCATCGGCGTGCTGCTCGACTGGGTGCCTGCCCATTTCCCGACCGACGGCCACGGCCTCGGCTACTTCGACGGCACGCACCTCTACGAGCACGCCGATCCGCGCCAGGGCCACCATCCCGACTGGGGCACGCTGGTCTTCAACTACGGCCGCGTGGAGGTCCGCAACTTCCTCATCAGCAACGCCCTCTTCTGGCTCGAGCGGTACCATGCCGACGGCCTGCGCGTCGACGCCGTGGCGTCGATGCTCTACCTCGACTATGGCCGGCAGAGCGGCGCGTGGGTGCCCAACACGTTCGGCGGGCGCGAGAACCTCGAAGCGGTGGACTTCCTGCGGGAGCTGAACGCCGTCGTGCACGAGGCACAGCCGGGGGTCGTGATGGCGGCCGAAGAGTCCACGGCGTGGCCGATGGTGTCGAGGCCGACCTACCTCGGCGGTTTGGGCTTCGGGCTGAAGTGGAACATGGGCTGGATGCACGACATGCTCGACTACATGGGCCACGATCCCGTGCACCGCAGCTATCATCACCAGCGGCTGACCTTCAGCCTCCTCTATGCCTTCGCCGAGAACTTCATCCTGCCCTTCTCCCACGACGAGGTCGTGCACGGCAAGGGATCGATGCTCCGGAAGATGCCGGGCGACGACTGGCAGCAGTTCGCGAACCTCAGGCTGCTGTATGGCTACCAATACGGGCATCCCGGCAAGAAGCTGACGTTCATGGGCAACGAGTTCGGCCAGCGCGCCGAGTGGAACCACGACGCGTCGCTCGACTGGCACCTCATGGCCGAGCCGCGCCATGCCGGCCTCGTGCGATGGGTGCGCGACCTGAACCGGCTCTACCGCGAGCGCCCGGCGCTGTACCTGCGCGACGTCGAGTCGAGCGGCTTCGAGTGGATCGACTGCAACGACCACGAACGGAGCCTCGTCAGCTTCGTGCGCCGCGGCCGGGACGACGGCGACCTGGTCCTGTTCGTCTGCAATTTCACGCCCGTGCCCCGCCCCGATGAGCTCGTCGGGGTGCCGGTGGGCGGCTACTGGCGCGAGCTGCTGAACAGCGACGCGCACGAGTACGGCGGCAGCGGCCTCGGCAACGCCGGCGGCGTGACGGCCGAGGCCGAAGGGCACCACGGCCGGCCGCACCGGGTGCGCCTCACGGTGCCGCCGCTGGGCATGGTCGTGCTCGCGCCGGAGGCACGCCCATCGTGA
- the glgX gene encoding glycogen debranching protein GlgX, which yields MPRSSDHRPVQRSHSHPWPGSPYPLGATWDGLGVNFALFSANATRVDLCLFDAPDSAQESRRVTLPEQTAMVWHGYLPDVRPGQLYGYRVYGPHEPRQGHRFNPNKVLLDPYAKAIGRVVQWGDFEMFGYQAAAGQDDLSFDVRDNAALAPLAAVIDSAFTWGPDRPLRTPWHKTVIYELHVKGFTARHPRIPEAIRGTYEALTTDVALDYLTRLGVTAVELLPVHHHTNDRHLVDRGLTNYWGYNTLSFLAPDVRYAYHQGPAASVLEFKRMVRALHAAGVEVILDVVYNHTAEGNHLGPTLSLRGIDNATYYRLAQDRRYYVDFTGCGNTLNVTEPQVLQLIMDSLRYWVLEMHVDGFRFDLASALARELHDVDRLGAFLDIIHQDPVLSQVKLIAEPWDLGAGGYQVGQFPVLWTEWNGRYRDTIRRFWRGDPGSTSEMATRLAGSSDLYEHSGRRPYASINFVTAHDGFTLRDLVSYNEKHNEANGEDNRDGENHNLSWNCGHEGPTDDPTIATLRARQVRNFLATLFLSQGVPMLTGGDELGRSQQGNNNAYCQDNELSWTDWTLDDEARSLLAFATRLIRLRRDEPVLQRRTFFQGRDIRGGGVKDIAWLEPAGGEVNDAGWHSDMRCFGMLLPGNAITETDDQGRAIRGDTLVVMYNADRRPARSSCRGWPCARCGGWNSTPPTRPPCRPGSTAAAAITSRAVRWRSCGSWGRGRPSGPAGKEEAPTMPTERPVRRTTRTATSPRRTRTTIAPPDDGRRRVVVEAVLPEIDGGRFPIKRTVGEQVVVTAHVHADGHDVLAVRLQHRPAGDPPGGWSEVPMVPLGNDEWQAVFVVDALGVHEYTVDAWVDHFLSWRRELGIKLKAGVDVSTELQEGASLVAAAAVRSAPLPAKTRRKAAAAGAAAPGADDHDHLRETALVLAGDAEIAVRANAALDDRLLDAMQRHADRRYASRYPRVLQVTVDRERARFGAWYEMFPRSWGPTDGRSATFTEAAHHLANVAALGFDVVYLPPIHPIGTTARKGRGNALSAAPGDPGSPWAIGGKEGGHMAVEPSLGTLEDFAAFVDTARRLEMEVALDIAFQCSPDHPYVTEHPEWFKHRPDGTIKYAENPPKRYQDIYPFDFESEAWWELWNELTRVVEFWVGHGVKIFRVDNPHTKPFAFWEYLIARVRGAHPDVIFLSEAFTRPKVMGYLAKLGFTQSYSYFTWRNTRAEIEEYFTELSGTRLAEYLRPNLFANTPDILHRFLQEGGPPAFRIRLLLAATLGPSYGIYSGFELCEGRAVPGSEEYLDSEKYQIRRWDWDRPEHIKDLIAAVNRLRREHPALQYARGLEFHPTDNPEIVAYTRHSPDGASRLLVVVNLDPRNVQHGWLAMPPEALGVSPAAAAFNVRDLLSEQTFTWSGGRHYVRLDPALPGHVMVAVP from the coding sequence CTGTCGTTCGACGTCCGCGACAACGCCGCGCTGGCGCCGCTGGCCGCCGTCATCGACTCCGCCTTCACGTGGGGGCCCGACCGGCCGCTCCGCACGCCTTGGCACAAGACCGTGATCTACGAGCTCCACGTGAAGGGCTTCACGGCGCGCCACCCTCGGATCCCCGAGGCCATCCGCGGCACCTACGAGGCGCTCACGACCGACGTCGCCCTCGACTACCTGACCCGGCTCGGCGTGACCGCGGTGGAGCTCCTGCCCGTCCACCACCACACGAACGACCGCCACCTCGTGGACCGCGGGCTCACGAACTACTGGGGCTACAACACGCTCAGCTTCCTGGCCCCCGACGTGCGCTACGCCTACCACCAGGGGCCGGCCGCGTCGGTGCTCGAGTTCAAGCGGATGGTGCGGGCGCTGCACGCCGCGGGCGTCGAGGTGATCCTCGACGTGGTCTACAACCACACCGCGGAGGGCAATCACCTCGGGCCCACGCTGTCCCTGCGCGGCATCGACAACGCCACCTATTACCGCCTGGCCCAGGACCGCCGGTACTACGTGGACTTCACCGGCTGCGGCAACACCCTGAACGTCACCGAGCCCCAGGTGCTGCAGCTCATCATGGACAGCCTGCGGTACTGGGTCCTCGAGATGCACGTGGACGGGTTCCGCTTCGACCTCGCGAGCGCGCTGGCGCGCGAACTGCACGACGTCGACCGGCTGGGCGCGTTCCTCGACATCATCCACCAGGACCCGGTGCTGTCCCAGGTCAAGCTCATCGCCGAGCCCTGGGACCTCGGCGCCGGCGGCTACCAGGTGGGGCAGTTCCCGGTGTTGTGGACGGAGTGGAACGGCCGGTACCGCGACACGATCCGCCGATTCTGGCGGGGCGATCCCGGCTCCACCTCGGAGATGGCGACCCGCCTCGCCGGCAGCAGCGATCTCTACGAACACAGCGGCCGGCGGCCGTACGCGAGCATCAACTTCGTCACCGCGCACGACGGCTTCACGCTGCGCGATCTCGTCAGCTACAACGAGAAGCACAACGAGGCGAATGGGGAGGACAACCGCGACGGCGAGAACCACAACCTGAGCTGGAACTGCGGGCACGAGGGCCCGACCGACGATCCCACCATCGCGACCCTGCGCGCGCGCCAGGTCCGGAACTTCCTGGCCACGCTGTTCCTGTCGCAGGGCGTGCCGATGCTCACGGGCGGCGACGAACTGGGCCGCTCGCAGCAGGGCAACAACAACGCCTACTGTCAGGACAACGAGCTGAGCTGGACCGACTGGACGCTCGACGACGAGGCGCGGTCGCTGCTCGCCTTCGCCACGCGTCTCATCCGGCTGCGCCGCGACGAGCCCGTGCTGCAGCGCCGCACCTTCTTCCAGGGGCGGGACATCCGCGGCGGCGGCGTGAAGGACATCGCCTGGCTCGAACCGGCCGGCGGCGAAGTGAACGACGCGGGATGGCACTCCGACATGCGGTGCTTCGGCATGCTGCTGCCGGGGAACGCCATCACCGAGACCGACGATCAGGGCCGCGCCATCCGCGGCGACACGCTCGTCGTCATGTACAACGCGGATCGGAGGCCCGCCCGTTCGTCCTGCCGCGGCTGGCCATGCGCTCGCTGTGGCGGCTGGAACTCGACACCGCCGACCCGGCCGCCCTGCCGGCCCGGTTCGACGGCGGCAGCAGCTATCACCTCGAGGGCCGTTCGGTGGCGGTCCTGCGGCTCGTGGGGCCGCGGGCGTCCGAGCGGCCCGGCGGGGAAGGAGGAGGCACCGACCATGCCCACTGAACGCCCGGTCCGTCGGACGACTCGCACGGCGACTTCCCCCCGGCGAACACGCACGACGATCGCGCCTCCGGACGACGGACGGCGCCGGGTGGTCGTGGAGGCGGTGCTGCCCGAGATCGACGGCGGGCGCTTCCCGATCAAGCGCACCGTCGGCGAGCAGGTGGTCGTGACCGCGCACGTGCACGCCGACGGTCACGACGTGCTCGCCGTGCGGCTGCAGCACCGCCCCGCCGGCGACCCCCCGGGCGGCTGGAGCGAGGTGCCCATGGTGCCGCTTGGCAACGACGAGTGGCAGGCCGTGTTCGTGGTCGACGCCCTGGGCGTGCACGAGTACACGGTGGACGCGTGGGTGGACCACTTCCTGTCGTGGCGGCGCGAGCTGGGGATCAAGCTGAAGGCCGGCGTGGACGTCTCCACCGAACTGCAGGAAGGCGCGTCCCTCGTGGCGGCCGCGGCCGTCCGGTCCGCGCCCTTGCCCGCGAAGACGCGCCGGAAGGCGGCCGCCGCGGGCGCCGCCGCGCCGGGGGCCGACGACCACGATCACCTCCGCGAGACCGCGCTGGTCCTGGCCGGCGACGCCGAGATCGCCGTCCGCGCCAACGCCGCGCTCGACGACCGGCTGCTCGACGCCATGCAGCGGCACGCCGATCGGCGCTACGCCTCCCGCTATCCGCGCGTCCTCCAGGTGACCGTGGACCGCGAGCGGGCCCGCTTCGGCGCGTGGTACGAGATGTTCCCGCGGTCGTGGGGGCCCACCGACGGGCGCAGCGCCACCTTCACGGAGGCCGCCCATCACCTGGCCAACGTGGCCGCGCTCGGCTTCGACGTGGTCTACCTTCCGCCGATCCACCCGATCGGCACGACCGCGCGGAAGGGCCGCGGCAACGCGCTGTCGGCCGCGCCGGGCGATCCGGGCAGCCCGTGGGCGATCGGCGGCAAGGAGGGCGGCCACATGGCCGTCGAGCCGTCGCTCGGCACGCTCGAGGACTTCGCGGCCTTCGTGGACACGGCCCGCCGCCTCGAGATGGAGGTCGCGCTCGACATCGCCTTCCAGTGCTCGCCCGATCACCCGTACGTCACCGAGCACCCGGAGTGGTTCAAGCACCGGCCCGACGGCACGATCAAGTACGCCGAGAACCCGCCCAAGCGCTACCAGGACATCTACCCGTTCGACTTCGAGTCGGAGGCCTGGTGGGAGCTCTGGAACGAGCTGACCCGGGTGGTGGAGTTCTGGGTGGGGCACGGCGTCAAGATCTTCCGCGTCGACAACCCGCACACCAAGCCCTTCGCCTTCTGGGAGTACCTGATCGCCCGCGTGCGCGGGGCCCATCCCGACGTCATCTTCCTGTCCGAGGCGTTCACGCGGCCGAAGGTGATGGGGTACCTCGCCAAGCTCGGCTTCACGCAGTCCTACTCGTACTTCACCTGGCGCAACACGCGCGCCGAGATCGAGGAGTACTTCACCGAGCTGAGCGGGACCCGTCTGGCCGAGTACCTGCGCCCGAATCTCTTCGCGAACACGCCAGACATCCTCCACCGTTTCCTGCAGGAGGGCGGTCCGCCGGCGTTCCGGATCCGGCTGCTCCTGGCCGCCACCCTCGGTCCCAGCTACGGCATCTACAGCGGCTTCGAGCTGTGCGAGGGCCGCGCGGTCCCGGGCTCCGAGGAGTACCTCGACTCGGAGAAGTACCAGATCCGCCGGTGGGACTGGGACCGGCCCGAGCACATCAAGGACCTCATCGCGGCCGTGAACCGGCTGCGGCGCGAGCATCCCGCGCTGCAGTACGCCCGCGGGCTCGAGTTCCACCCCACGGACAACCCCGAGATCGTCGCCTATACCCGCCACTCGCCCGACGGCGCCAGCCGCCTGCTGGTGGTCGTCAACCTCGATCCCCGGAACGTGCAGCACGGGTGGCTCGCCATGCCCCCCGAGGCGCTGGGGGTCAGCCCCGCCGCGGCGGCGTTCAACGTGCGCGACCTGTTGTCCGAGCAGACGTTCACCTGGAGCGGCGGCCGCCACTACGTCCGCCTCGACCCGGCGCTGCCCGGCCACGTCATGGTGGCGGTGCCATGA